One window from the genome of bacterium encodes:
- a CDS encoding inositol monophosphatase, with the protein MPEFEQLAKNVAHEAGAVMLRHFGLSVAHTFKADRSPLTRADREINDLVLKRIGEAYPEHSLIGEEGSRITGSEFSWIFDPVDGTQNFLRGVPVNVFSIALAKDGKPILGVVYDPHQKRLYRATKGGGAYLNDEPIRTASHTELAGSFIEADGLREFKDMNFIETLTKEKARFLSYGSTTYAQMLVASGQIDAAIFPLPGRPWDSAAAKIIVEEAGGIVTDLQGKEQRYDMNIGGTVSAGNRELHERLLRVVAGSL; encoded by the coding sequence ATGCCGGAATTCGAGCAGCTCGCGAAGAACGTCGCGCATGAGGCGGGGGCCGTGATGCTGAGGCATTTCGGCCTCAGTGTCGCGCATACGTTCAAGGCCGACCGCAGCCCCCTTACCCGAGCCGATCGCGAGATAAACGACCTGGTCCTGAAGCGCATCGGCGAGGCGTACCCGGAGCACAGCCTGATCGGAGAAGAAGGAAGCCGAATTACCGGAAGCGAGTTCTCCTGGATATTCGATCCCGTGGACGGCACGCAGAACTTCCTGCGCGGGGTGCCGGTAAACGTGTTTTCGATCGCGCTCGCGAAAGACGGGAAGCCGATCCTCGGCGTCGTCTATGATCCGCACCAGAAGCGGCTCTATCGGGCAACAAAAGGAGGCGGCGCGTACCTTAACGACGAACCGATCAGGACCGCTTCCCACACTGAACTCGCCGGAAGCTTCATAGAAGCGGACGGCTTGCGCGAATTCAAGGACATGAATTTCATCGAAACGCTCACGAAAGAAAAAGCGCGTTTCCTTTCATACGGATCGACCACGTACGCGCAGATGCTCGTCGCGAGCGGGCAGATCGACGCGGCCATCTTCCCGCTTCCGGGACGCCCCTGGGACTCGGCGGCGGCGAAGATAATCGTCGAGGAGGCGGGCGGTATCGTCACCGATCTGCAAGGAAAAGAGCAGCGCTACGACATGAATATCGGCGGTACCGTTTCGGCGGGGAACCGGGAACTCCACGAACGATTGCTTCGCGTTGTTGCGGGTTCGCTCTGA
- a CDS encoding ThiF family adenylyltransferase, which translates to MGALNHSHQVRIFDPANARKTVVFGVGAVGSWLVEFLVRMGVKDIEVWDDDFVASDNLPYSRYLPKHLQMYKVDALRQILAELGVELAVHRERYVGQVEYRNVSVVSCVDDMIPRNTIWDMVKRQRISIDLFCDTRMAGAYVEAFAIAPCDPKDVRRYEAMLFPNEEAILQACGNHNIAYAASRAAGIVAANLTQFWSHGTKEWLRRERCDTLKVVP; encoded by the coding sequence ATGGGCGCGCTCAATCATTCGCACCAAGTCAGAATCTTCGATCCGGCCAATGCCCGCAAGACCGTCGTCTTCGGCGTCGGTGCGGTAGGCAGCTGGCTTGTCGAATTTCTCGTCCGGATGGGCGTGAAGGATATCGAGGTCTGGGACGATGACTTTGTCGCCTCGGACAACCTGCCGTATTCGCGGTACCTGCCGAAGCACCTCCAGATGTATAAAGTGGATGCGCTCCGGCAGATACTGGCCGAACTCGGCGTGGAGCTTGCCGTACACCGGGAGCGCTACGTCGGGCAGGTGGAATACCGCAACGTCTCGGTCGTCTCGTGCGTTGACGACATGATCCCGCGAAACACTATCTGGGACATGGTGAAGCGGCAGAGGATCTCGATCGATCTCTTCTGCGACACCCGTATGGCAGGGGCGTACGTTGAAGCCTTTGCCATCGCGCCGTGCGATCCGAAGGATGTGCGGCGATACGAAGCAATGCTGTTCCCGAACGAGGAAGCAATTCTTCAAGCGTGCGGGAATCACAACATCGCCTACGCAGCAAGCCGTGCGGCCGGGATTGTGGCGGCAAACCTGACACAGTTCTGGTCTCACGGCACGAAAGAGTGGCTCCGCCGCGAGCGTTGTGATACGCTCAAAGTGGTCCCGTAA
- a CDS encoding DoxX family protein: MNLPHCSRAYEAWVPVVARVIFGGLFLMGAAFKIPMTSGFAGEAAMTAAAGVPFATPAVFLAFILEVVLGVALIIGWHARTAGFLLAIFTLILALVFYRDFSNPMIMGQFVSHLGLIAGLLYISVYGAQHVAVRRDVLPQG, from the coding sequence ATGAACCTTCCACACTGCAGCCGGGCGTATGAGGCATGGGTGCCGGTAGTCGCCCGGGTTATTTTCGGCGGACTCTTTCTTATGGGAGCCGCGTTCAAAATCCCGATGACGAGCGGGTTCGCGGGCGAGGCGGCGATGACGGCCGCCGCGGGCGTACCGTTTGCCACCCCCGCGGTCTTCCTGGCGTTTATCCTCGAGGTCGTGCTCGGTGTCGCGCTCATCATCGGCTGGCACGCGCGCACCGCCGGGTTTCTCCTCGCGATCTTCACCCTTATCCTCGCCCTCGTCTTCTACCGGGACTTTTCGAACCCGATGATCATGGGCCAGTTCGTCTCGCACCTGGGACTCATCGCCGGGCTTCTCTATATCTCGGTGTACGGCGCGCAGCACGTAGCGGTACGAAGGGATGTCCTTCCGCAGGGCTAA
- a CDS encoding Eco57I restriction-modification methylase domain-containing protein, with translation MRVGTLKGQLAQEFLPGLSPVASAIEEFAAAGTDDRGAIFTRSEVVDFILDLVGYVPSNELYAARLLEPSFGHGDFLIPAVKRLMSSLKTRNIKPSADLLRDSIRGVELHMGSFDKTRKEVRAILLQNGLTIDQSEEILGAWLVQGDFLLTPFGHSFTHVVGNPPYIRQEMVPNVLMAEYRRRYETIYDRADIFIPFIEYSLKLLDEGGTLGFICADRWMKNRYGGPLRELVAKRFHMRTYVDMVGTPAFHSEVIAYPAITVIARESAGPTYVAKRPEIEASALEDLARALVRGALADHESVKVTTITGGDPWTLEESDTLALIRRLESDFPTLEETGCKVGIGVATGADDVFIAPFDTLDVEAECKLPLVMTKDIQTGTVAWRGLGVVNPFGNDGKPVSLEKYPRLRAYLGQHEVAIRNRHVSKKNPSAWYRTIDRIYPELVQKPKLLIPDIKGDAHIVYDEGKLYPHHNLYYITSDEWDLQALRAVLLSGIARVFIETYSTRMHGNCLRFQAQYLRRIRLPRWSDVSKDLQQALRAAAGSDDSEARDEAVSALFSLSPSERATIKA, from the coding sequence ATGAGAGTTGGCACGCTAAAAGGACAGCTCGCGCAGGAATTCCTCCCCGGCCTTTCTCCAGTCGCGTCTGCCATAGAGGAGTTTGCAGCAGCAGGAACCGACGACCGCGGGGCCATTTTCACGCGGTCGGAAGTGGTGGATTTTATACTCGACCTCGTCGGTTATGTGCCTTCCAATGAACTGTACGCGGCACGTCTTCTCGAACCGTCGTTCGGACATGGAGATTTCCTCATACCAGCGGTGAAGCGGCTCATGTCCTCGCTCAAGACTAGGAACATAAAGCCCAGTGCAGATCTCTTGAGAGACAGTATCCGCGGGGTGGAGCTCCACATGGGGTCATTTGATAAGACGAGGAAGGAAGTGCGAGCGATTCTCCTCCAGAACGGACTAACTATCGATCAAAGCGAAGAAATCCTTGGGGCTTGGCTCGTCCAAGGCGACTTCCTGCTCACGCCATTCGGGCACTCCTTTACTCATGTTGTCGGAAATCCGCCGTACATCAGGCAAGAGATGGTACCCAATGTGCTGATGGCCGAGTACCGTCGCCGGTACGAGACGATTTACGATCGAGCAGATATTTTTATCCCTTTTATCGAATACTCGCTGAAGCTCCTCGATGAGGGCGGCACGCTCGGTTTTATCTGCGCTGACCGCTGGATGAAGAATCGCTACGGAGGTCCCCTCCGCGAACTTGTCGCGAAGCGATTCCACATGCGGACATACGTCGACATGGTCGGTACCCCAGCCTTCCATTCGGAAGTGATCGCATATCCGGCAATCACCGTAATCGCCCGCGAGTCGGCCGGTCCGACCTATGTGGCGAAGCGCCCGGAGATTGAGGCATCTGCGCTAGAGGATCTGGCCCGCGCGCTCGTGCGAGGCGCATTGGCCGACCATGAGTCCGTAAAAGTAACGACCATCACCGGCGGCGACCCATGGACGCTTGAGGAGTCGGACACACTCGCGCTCATTCGCCGCCTTGAGAGTGATTTCCCAACGCTGGAGGAAACGGGATGCAAGGTGGGTATCGGCGTTGCGACGGGGGCAGACGATGTGTTCATCGCGCCCTTCGATACGCTCGATGTCGAGGCCGAGTGCAAACTTCCGCTCGTAATGACCAAGGATATTCAGACGGGTACGGTAGCATGGCGCGGACTGGGCGTCGTGAATCCATTCGGGAATGACGGGAAGCCGGTCTCGCTTGAGAAGTATCCCCGGCTGCGCGCATACCTCGGACAGCACGAAGTGGCGATCAGGAACCGGCACGTCTCCAAGAAGAACCCGAGCGCTTGGTACCGCACGATCGACCGTATCTATCCGGAGCTCGTGCAGAAGCCGAAACTCCTGATCCCAGATATCAAGGGCGATGCCCATATCGTCTACGACGAGGGCAAGCTGTATCCTCATCACAATCTTTACTACATCACCTCCGACGAATGGGATCTTCAAGCGCTCCGTGCCGTCTTGCTCTCTGGCATCGCGCGCGTATTCATCGAGACCTACTCGACGCGCATGCACGGGAACTGTCTCCGGTTTCAGGCACAGTATCTGCGGCGTATCCGGTTGCCGCGGTGGAGCGATGTCTCCAAGGATCTGCAGCAGGCGCTTCGCGCGGCAGCGGGCAGTGATGACTCTGAAGCCCGCGACGAAGCCGTATCCGCCTTGTTTTCTCTCTCTCCATCCGAGCGTGCTACCATCAAGGCATAA
- a CDS encoding IS30 family transposase — translation MAHTQIGPGDWPVIARMLRAGHAIREIARTLEKDAGSISRHVNEYGGREGYDVREVRRKKKLKRIAAMDSIRVLKGALLRTVVRMLKDHHSPEQIEGVTGAVSASTIYRYIEERAPHLKQFLRSSKGKYRRRRGTKIREKAREAAKKQRIDDRPTIIERRSRLGDWEGDTVQGSDKRVRIVTFVDRRSGYLVAYLLPKMRAELLTSLALARFRHIPRAKRKTITLDNGPEFADWKRLGKKSGATVYFAYPHRPWERGTNENTNGLLRQYFPRSLNFNLITPEELAHVVKKLNDRPRKRLKFESPRSIFLRK, via the coding sequence ATGGCACATACCCAGATTGGGCCAGGAGACTGGCCGGTGATTGCCCGCATGCTGCGGGCAGGACACGCGATCCGAGAGATCGCACGTACGCTTGAGAAGGATGCAGGATCGATCTCTCGTCATGTGAACGAATACGGCGGACGTGAGGGATATGATGTACGCGAAGTACGCAGAAAGAAGAAGCTGAAACGCATTGCTGCAATGGACAGTATTCGCGTGCTCAAGGGTGCGCTCTTGCGCACGGTGGTGCGTATGCTCAAAGACCACCACTCTCCTGAGCAAATTGAAGGGGTGACGGGTGCAGTCTCCGCCAGCACCATATACCGATATATTGAGGAGCGTGCTCCGCACCTGAAGCAGTTCCTCAGATCATCCAAAGGCAAATACCGTCGCAGGCGCGGTACCAAAATACGCGAGAAGGCTCGTGAAGCGGCCAAGAAGCAGCGTATTGATGACCGTCCAACGATTATTGAACGACGAAGCCGGCTCGGCGACTGGGAGGGCGATACGGTGCAAGGCAGCGACAAGCGAGTCCGCATTGTCACCTTTGTGGATCGCAGGAGCGGATACCTGGTTGCATACTTGTTGCCCAAGATGCGCGCCGAGCTCCTCACGTCGCTTGCGCTCGCACGCTTCCGTCATATTCCGCGTGCCAAACGCAAGACCATCACGCTCGACAACGGTCCAGAATTTGCCGACTGGAAGCGACTCGGGAAGAAGAGCGGGGCAACCGTGTACTTCGCATACCCGCACCGTCCTTGGGAGCGTGGTACCAACGAGAATACCAACGGACTCCTGCGTCAGTACTTTCCTCGTTCGCTCAACTTCAACCTGATCACCCCTGAGGAGCTGGCGCATGTGGTGAAGAAGCTCAATGACCGGCCGCGCAAGCGTCTGAAATTCGAATCACCGCGCTCGATATTTCTGAGGAAGTGA
- a CDS encoding PaeR7I family type II restriction endonuclease, producing the protein MAIDLAQYEKRAKQAVELFWGNRSVAVRQQEESGTVDQGTRGAVTAGKNMDGFATLMADLAEANGLTDATVIHSGRLVTLPGFFRPTKQWDFLILSEGRLVAALEFKSQVGSFGNNFNNRIEEAIGTAHDLWTAYREGAFGEQPKPFVGWLMLLEDAPGSRSPVTDNSPHFPLLPEFKGASYADRYNILCKKLVQEQLYTSACIMLSPQSAKDTGDYSDMSELTSLKTFITTLAGHLAAEAARD; encoded by the coding sequence ATGGCCATAGACCTCGCGCAATACGAGAAGCGTGCTAAACAGGCAGTCGAACTGTTCTGGGGCAATCGCAGTGTTGCGGTCCGGCAACAGGAGGAATCCGGAACTGTAGACCAAGGAACCCGCGGCGCAGTCACTGCGGGTAAGAACATGGATGGCTTCGCCACGCTGATGGCAGATCTTGCCGAAGCAAATGGCCTTACAGATGCGACGGTCATTCATAGCGGGCGTCTCGTCACCCTACCGGGCTTCTTCAGACCAACTAAGCAATGGGATTTCCTCATACTCAGCGAAGGCCGTCTCGTCGCCGCGCTCGAATTCAAGTCGCAGGTCGGCTCGTTCGGCAATAATTTCAATAATCGCATAGAAGAAGCAATCGGGACCGCGCACGACCTGTGGACCGCGTACCGGGAAGGAGCGTTCGGGGAACAACCGAAGCCATTCGTCGGCTGGCTCATGCTCCTCGAAGACGCGCCGGGCTCGCGCTCGCCAGTGACGGATAATTCGCCGCACTTCCCATTGCTTCCGGAATTCAAAGGCGCATCCTATGCCGATCGCTACAACATCCTCTGCAAAAAGCTCGTGCAGGAACAGCTTTACACGTCGGCGTGCATCATGCTCTCGCCGCAGTCAGCCAAGGACACCGGCGACTACTCGGACATGAGCGAGCTCACCAGTCTCAAGACCTTCATCACTACGCTCGCTGGGCATCTTGCCGCAGAGGCGGCTCGCGATTAG
- a CDS encoding glutathione S-transferase N-terminal domain-containing protein: protein MILYVKTGCPYCAKVHAAAQELGISFDEKNIADEGVTEELLALGGKKQTPYLVDTDREVSMYESDDIIGYLRKHYPGAA, encoded by the coding sequence ATGATCCTCTACGTAAAAACCGGGTGCCCGTACTGCGCGAAGGTGCACGCGGCCGCGCAAGAGCTTGGCATTTCGTTTGACGAAAAGAATATCGCGGACGAGGGCGTTACCGAAGAGCTTCTGGCGCTTGGCGGCAAGAAGCAGACGCCGTACCTTGTCGACACCGACCGGGAGGTCTCGATGTATGAGTCGGACGACATTATCGGGTATCTCCGGAAGCACTACCCGGGGGCCGCATAG
- a CDS encoding peroxiredoxin produces the protein MREEPILEGTPVPSVVFKTRVHDEAVGGENPFRWQDVTSDDIFKGRRVVVFGLPGAFTPTCSSTHAPGFEAKYDEFKALGIDEVYCLSVNDAFVMKQWADKLGITKVKMLPDGNAEFTRAVGMLVKKENLGFGERSWRYSMYVEAGIVQKIFAEPGRVDNCKDDPFTVSDADTMLAYLRGAK, from the coding sequence ATGCGCGAAGAACCGATACTCGAGGGCACCCCCGTTCCAAGCGTCGTTTTTAAGACCCGCGTGCACGACGAAGCCGTCGGCGGAGAGAATCCCTTCCGCTGGCAGGACGTGACAAGCGACGACATTTTCAAGGGCAGGCGCGTTGTCGTCTTCGGGCTTCCGGGCGCCTTCACTCCCACCTGCTCCTCCACCCACGCTCCGGGATTCGAGGCGAAATACGACGAGTTCAAGGCGCTTGGCATCGACGAGGTGTATTGCCTGTCGGTGAACGACGCGTTCGTCATGAAGCAGTGGGCGGACAAGCTCGGCATTACGAAAGTGAAAATGCTTCCCGACGGAAACGCCGAATTCACGCGCGCCGTCGGCATGCTCGTGAAGAAGGAAAACCTGGGCTTTGGCGAGCGGAGCTGGCGGTACTCCATGTACGTGGAGGCCGGCATCGTACAGAAGATCTTCGCCGAGCCGGGCAGGGTCGATAACTGTAAGGACGATCCGTTTACGGTCTCCGACGCGGATACCATGCTCGCGTACCTCAGGGGAGCGAAATAG
- a CDS encoding ATP-binding protein — protein MRNDFAILYGKRWWAAAALFLSYAAALLFLDPTTSGPGALSPVSGIAISILFFEGGALWPIIYIAAFAAGVLQGWPALTLLFLPAAFALEALLAAALLQKAEIDPLFRSKRDVLWLFATIALVSCIVPSVEGLLALPAFTHHGYWIVSPLASWALSYAGTACSLALITPFVLRWLAKPRFSRPWREMIETVAALLLLVGISAAAFLFGFDTAGGVPLAYFLLIPLSWLALRMRPRFVSLALLFVAVFALSGTFAGTSGTTLLTTELFLTALSGVFLVIAALEEERRLHSNLTRSQVATLENVVARVSSESRAKNDFIAVLAHELRNPLAPIQSGIDLLKLTSKGSDEQETLSMMDGRMATIRRLLDDLLDVSRISEGKMSVKKERVDLGAIIRRATLSTAHYFDERHQTLTIALPAERLSIEGDPVRLEQIFSNLFTNASKYSRSGGTISITLSLLNNEAEIRVVDDGIGIEKHELEAIFTPFHQANQGVRSRMGLGIGLALVRSLAEMHGGSVAARSDGRGKGSTFVVRLPLDQALASEAPQKDAPSKRDIRVLVVDDNDAAAWGIGKVLEMRGAAVDYAYDGKQALEKVASLPPRAILLDIGLPGEDGYAIGKKLRSGGFVGKLIALIGYGESEDRRRGREAGFNEYLVKPAGLEDLKRVIPELG, from the coding sequence ATGAGAAACGACTTCGCCATACTGTACGGAAAGCGGTGGTGGGCGGCAGCCGCGCTTTTTCTCTCGTATGCGGCGGCGCTCCTGTTTCTGGATCCCACGACCTCCGGCCCCGGCGCGCTTTCTCCGGTATCGGGAATCGCGATCAGCATCCTGTTCTTCGAAGGAGGGGCTTTGTGGCCGATCATCTATATCGCGGCGTTTGCGGCAGGAGTACTGCAGGGCTGGCCCGCCCTGACCCTTCTTTTCCTCCCCGCCGCATTCGCGCTTGAGGCACTCCTTGCCGCGGCGCTTCTCCAGAAAGCGGAGATCGATCCGCTCTTCAGGAGCAAGCGGGACGTCCTCTGGCTTTTCGCCACGATCGCGCTCGTTTCCTGCATCGTCCCCTCGGTCGAAGGGCTCCTCGCGCTGCCCGCCTTTACCCACCACGGGTACTGGATAGTCTCGCCGCTTGCGTCCTGGGCGCTTTCGTACGCCGGTACCGCGTGTTCGCTCGCGCTCATCACGCCCTTCGTGCTCAGGTGGCTCGCGAAGCCCCGCTTCAGCCGGCCGTGGCGGGAAATGATCGAAACTGTCGCTGCGCTCCTGCTCCTCGTCGGCATATCGGCGGCGGCGTTCCTCTTCGGTTTCGATACCGCTGGCGGCGTACCGCTCGCGTATTTCCTTCTCATACCACTCTCGTGGCTCGCGCTTCGCATGCGGCCGCGGTTCGTGAGCCTGGCGCTTCTCTTCGTTGCGGTATTCGCGCTTTCGGGCACGTTCGCTGGCACTTCGGGCACGACCCTCCTTACGACCGAACTCTTCCTCACGGCCCTCTCGGGCGTCTTTCTCGTCATAGCGGCGCTTGAGGAAGAACGCCGCCTCCACTCGAACCTGACGCGCTCGCAGGTCGCGACGCTTGAGAACGTCGTCGCCCGCGTCTCGTCGGAATCGAGGGCGAAGAACGACTTCATCGCCGTGCTCGCGCACGAACTCCGCAATCCGCTCGCTCCGATCCAGAGCGGCATCGATCTCCTCAAGCTCACGAGCAAGGGCAGCGACGAACAGGAAACCCTTTCCATGATGGACGGAAGGATGGCGACCATCCGGCGGCTGCTCGACGACTTGCTCGACGTCTCGCGCATCTCGGAAGGAAAGATGAGCGTGAAGAAGGAGCGGGTCGACCTTGGCGCGATCATCCGCAGGGCGACCCTTTCGACCGCGCATTATTTCGACGAGCGGCACCAGACGCTCACCATAGCCCTTCCGGCGGAACGGCTCAGCATCGAGGGAGATCCGGTCCGCCTCGAGCAGATCTTCTCGAACCTCTTTACGAACGCGTCCAAATACTCAAGGAGCGGAGGCACCATTTCGATAACCCTGTCGCTTCTCAATAACGAGGCGGAAATACGCGTGGTCGACGACGGGATCGGCATCGAGAAGCACGAGCTTGAGGCGATCTTCACGCCCTTCCACCAGGCGAACCAGGGCGTGCGGAGCCGCATGGGCCTTGGCATCGGCCTCGCGCTCGTGCGCAGCCTCGCCGAGATGCATGGCGGCAGCGTGGCCGCACGAAGCGACGGGCGCGGAAAAGGAAGCACGTTCGTCGTGCGCCTTCCCCTTGACCAGGCGCTTGCTTCAGAGGCACCGCAAAAGGACGCGCCGTCCAAGCGGGACATACGCGTGCTCGTCGTTGACGATAACGACGCTGCCGCGTGGGGTATCGGGAAAGTGCTCGAGATGCGCGGCGCGGCCGTCGACTATGCCTATGACGGAAAGCAGGCGCTTGAGAAAGTCGCAAGCCTTCCCCCGCGGGCCATCCTCCTTGATATCGGGCTTCCGGGCGAAGACGGCTATGCGATCGGGAAGAAACTCCGGTCCGGGGGCTTCGTCGGCAAGCTTATCGCCCTTATCGGCTACGGCGAAAGCGAAGACCGCCGCCGGGGCAGGGAGGCCGGATTCAACGAATACCTGGTGAAGCCCGCGGGCCTTGAGGATTTGAAGCGGGTAATCCCTGAATTAGGATAA
- a CDS encoding nucleoside deaminase: MTDTDFIKLAIEEARKSQAAAGAPIGAVMVKDGEVIATGWSLVWPKKDPSAHGETACIRAACDKLQSLDLSGCTLYSTLESCSMCLGCASWAGVSRVVFGAYKEDIPENPYELTDYHAEEHAKRLTAPAGQKVGVIGGVLREECAALMAKVKNWTPME; this comes from the coding sequence ATGACCGACACCGACTTCATTAAGCTCGCGATTGAGGAGGCCAGGAAATCACAGGCTGCGGCCGGCGCTCCAATCGGGGCTGTCATGGTGAAGGACGGGGAAGTGATCGCGACAGGTTGGAGCTTGGTGTGGCCCAAGAAAGACCCTTCCGCACACGGAGAAACCGCTTGTATTCGTGCTGCCTGTGACAAGCTCCAGTCGCTCGATCTCTCCGGCTGTACACTCTATTCAACCCTTGAATCCTGTTCCATGTGCCTCGGCTGTGCTAGTTGGGCCGGAGTTTCGCGTGTCGTTTTCGGTGCGTACAAAGAAGACATACCGGAGAATCCATACGAACTCACTGACTATCATGCCGAGGAACATGCCAAGCGGCTTACTGCTCCGGCAGGACAGAAGGTCGGGGTCATCGGCGGCGTTTTACGCGAGGAGTGCGCGGCACTCATGGCGAAAGTGAAGAATTGGACTCCAATGGAATAA
- a CDS encoding DUF817 family protein, producing METWRGRGIELWRFFIANARASYFGIFLLSVFLFTEAVSVPLISRYDFIFLAALGFQLCALVFRFENPREFLVIVVFHLLATGMELFKTSPAIGSWTYPGAAETVFALGTVPLFTGFLYSAVGSYISRAFVFLKLSYERFPAYGHIWLLAALIYLNFFTHHFFYDIRGILFIYILLVFRKTRVRFEVYRRRRSMPFLVTAVLTALFVWAAENIGTFARIWVYPNQVGHWHPVSPEKIGSWLLLLVLSFALVSLIYRDKLGRTGTLNTRHSERLQGARDPL from the coding sequence ATGGAAACATGGCGCGGGCGCGGCATCGAGTTATGGCGTTTCTTTATTGCTAACGCGCGGGCGAGCTATTTCGGCATATTCCTGCTTTCGGTGTTTCTTTTCACGGAAGCGGTCTCCGTGCCGCTCATCAGCAGGTACGATTTCATATTCCTCGCCGCGCTCGGATTCCAGCTGTGTGCGCTTGTCTTCCGGTTCGAGAATCCGCGGGAGTTTCTCGTCATCGTCGTGTTCCATCTCCTTGCGACCGGCATGGAGCTCTTTAAGACGAGTCCTGCGATCGGGTCGTGGACGTATCCCGGTGCTGCGGAAACGGTATTTGCACTCGGGACCGTGCCGCTGTTCACCGGGTTCCTGTATTCGGCGGTCGGAAGCTATATTTCGCGCGCGTTCGTCTTCCTCAAACTTTCCTATGAGCGCTTCCCTGCCTATGGCCATATCTGGCTGCTTGCGGCGCTCATCTACCTCAACTTCTTCACGCACCACTTCTTCTATGACATCCGCGGCATCCTTTTTATCTACATACTCCTCGTTTTCCGGAAGACGCGGGTGCGTTTCGAGGTGTATCGCCGCAGGCGCAGCATGCCGTTTCTCGTAACGGCGGTTCTGACCGCGCTCTTCGTCTGGGCGGCCGAGAATATCGGGACGTTCGCGCGCATCTGGGTGTATCCGAATCAGGTGGGACACTGGCATCCGGTTTCGCCCGAGAAGATCGGATCGTGGCTCCTGCTGCTCGTACTAAGCTTCGCGCTTGTTTCCTTGATTTACCGGGATAAGCTGGGGCGGACGGGTACACTAAATACGAGACACTCCGAAAGACTTCAGGGCGCACGGGATCCGCTTTAG
- a CDS encoding methionyl-tRNA formyltransferase gives MANSSKFAYFGTPYVARDTLAFLCEQGFVPAVVITGPDAPRGRGLVLTPPETKTWALERGIPVLTPPKIDPAAIEAIENYGCEYGIVVAYGKILPQALIDIFPKGLINVHYSLLPKYRGASPVESALLAGEAVTGVALQKLALELDAGDILAMEEVAVASDETTKELRPRLIKAGARLLAGTLPRYLAGELIGTPQDHTLATRARKIPKTEGELDLGAPMETNWRKYRAFAESPGTYFFTKKDGMRMRIKITKASFKDGAFAVERVIPEGKREMAYGDFLKGLG, from the coding sequence ATGGCAAACAGCTCTAAATTCGCATACTTCGGAACGCCTTATGTCGCCCGCGATACGCTCGCGTTCCTGTGCGAGCAGGGTTTCGTTCCTGCCGTCGTCATTACGGGACCGGACGCACCGCGCGGCCGGGGCCTTGTGCTCACCCCCCCGGAAACGAAGACCTGGGCTCTTGAGCGCGGCATCCCCGTGCTCACTCCCCCAAAGATCGACCCTGCCGCGATCGAAGCGATCGAGAACTACGGTTGCGAGTACGGGATCGTCGTCGCGTACGGCAAGATACTTCCGCAGGCGCTCATCGATATCTTTCCGAAAGGGCTCATAAACGTGCACTATTCCCTGCTCCCGAAATACCGCGGCGCTTCCCCGGTCGAATCCGCGCTTCTTGCGGGTGAGGCCGTAACCGGCGTCGCGCTCCAGAAGCTCGCGCTTGAACTTGACGCGGGAGATATCCTTGCGATGGAGGAAGTAGCGGTCGCCTCTGATGAAACGACCAAGGAGCTTCGCCCGCGGTTGATAAAGGCCGGTGCCAGGCTTCTTGCCGGTACGCTTCCCCGGTACCTTGCGGGCGAACTCATAGGCACACCCCAGGATCATACTCTGGCGACCCGGGCGCGAAAGATTCCGAAAACCGAAGGCGAACTCGACCTTGGCGCCCCGATGGAAACGAACTGGAGGAAGTATCGCGCATTCGCCGAGTCTCCGGGCACGTACTTTTTCACGAAGAAAGACGGCATGCGAATGCGCATAAAAATAACGAAGGCATCCTTCAAGGACGGCGCGTTCGCCGTCGAGCGCGTCATACCCGAGGGCAAACGTGAGATGGCGTACGGGGATTTTCTGAAGGGTCTGGGGTAA